Proteins encoded by one window of Cloeon dipterum chromosome 4, ieCloDipt1.1, whole genome shotgun sequence:
- the Tsf2 gene encoding transferrin 2: MISLALKWSIWAIVFTYAAAQYSSQEEEGLVKWCTVGQAEQYKCLNFSKAVERDMTAKKFRNDGLHVECVRAFNKDECMGLLDEGKVHLTSLDAGEVFIGGRYHSLIPIMQERLENDALNYYAVAAIKRGSLPEVRSLRDLRNKKACFAGVGTQAGWVIPIDNMMKRGGLEVVDCNNHVKSAIAYFGPSCAVNSLTDKYNPIGDNSDKLCQLCIGEVPGGRCTSADPYAGFEGAFRCLVEAGDIAFLKHTTIQEMITGNTLSSTRKDQFELLCLDGKRASVDEYQNCNWGQVPAHAIVTSSGQSFDRRKTFQKFLKKAVELYGGSAPLNPSSYNQSRSDYTTERQQYDRFGNPIRDQDLFNRNSNNQDLFNNEDRQFGRSGRPNSRSKRQFGNSRFDRPSYEQNVTEGNLNRDDDFRLFVSSPKYGNQHNLLLQDTARDLMAIEEQKQTFSGYLGKALEPILSVRKCPVSRMTLCVTSEPEMEKCVRMRTALKAQLLKPDMSCYKAHSHVHCLQAIKTGDADVAVLDASDVYTGGLSYDHIPIIAEVYNLGKPEYYVVAVARENDHTTELTYLRGKYTCHSGINTASGWVIPLAYLISNGWIRSYGCDSIRAAAEYFTKSCVPGALSAEYNRGVPYDNLCDLCHGSSFRYCRRDASEDFYGHTGAFRCLVEGGGDVAFVKHTTVMENTDGKRREWWARNTLTDDYELLCPDGTRASLKDYKWCSLGKAKANAIITRGGSYYNESEIEAYTNLFIYAQQFYGRKYQDEFSFSMFYSPPPYSDLIFQDATQQLYILPKEERNYRAYLGRDFMRARAIVDCQAGAASLTESVAMIFMSIFAVLLGRRQFLH; the protein is encoded by the exons atgatttcactTGCTCTGAAGTGGTCCATCTGGGCAATTGTCTTCACTTATGCGGCAG CTCAATACAGTTCACAAGAAGAAGAAGGTTTGGTCAAGTGGTGCACCGTGGGACAAGCAGAGCAGTACAAATGCCTTAATTTCTCCAAAGCTGTTGAAAGAGACAtgactgcaaaaaaatttagaaatgatGGACTTCACGTAGAATGTGTTCGG GCCTTTAACAAGGACGAATGCATGGGTCTGTTGGATGAAGGCAAAGTCCACCTGACAAGTTTAGATGCTGGCGAAGTATTCATTGGCGGGCGATACCACAGTTTGATTCCCATCATGCAAGAGCGTCTAGAAA ATGACGCATTGAATTACTACGCTGTGGCTGCTATAAAAAGAGGGTCGCTTCCTGAGGTGCGCTCTCTGCGAGACCTGCGTAACAAGAAGGCATGTTTTGCTGGAGTTGGTACACAGGCTGGATGGGTCATCCCAATCGACAat aTGATGAAACGTGGGGGTTTGGAAGTGGTTGACTGCAACAACCACGTGAAATCTGCCATAGCATACTTTGGGCCCAGTTGTGCTGTCAACTCTTTGACCGATAAATACAACCCGATCGGCGACAATTCTGATAAACTGTGCCAACTTTGTATTGGAGAAGTGCCAGGCGGAAGATGCACAAGTGCTGATCCATATGCCGGCTTCGAAGGCGCTTTCCGTTGCTTGGTCGAGGCAGGAGATATTGCTTTTCTAAAGCACACTACAATCCAGGAAATGATTACTGGCAACACCCTTT CTTCCACTCGAAAGGACCAATTTGAGTTGCTGTGTCTTGATGGAAAGAGAGCTTCGGTTGATGAATATCAAAACTGCAACTGGGGCCAGGTCCCGGCTCATGCAATTGTTACTTCGTCTGGACAATCATTTGACAGGAGGAAAACCttccagaaatttttaaag AAAGCAGTTGAGTTGTATGGAGGCAGTGCTCCATTAAATCCTTCTTCATACAACCAATCAAGAAGTGACTACACAACGGAGAGGCAGCAGTATGACCGCTTTGGAAATCCCATCAGAGATCAGGACTTGTTCAATCGGAACTCAAATAACCAAGACCTTTTCAACAACGAAGATCGGCAGTTTGGTCGCTCTGGCCGGCCAAACTCCAGAAGCAAGAGACAATTTGGAAATAGCCGTTTTGATCGACCTTCCTATGAACAAAATGTTACTGAGGGTAATTTAAACCGGGATGATGATTTCAGACTGTTTGTTTCCTCGCCTAAGTATGGGAACCAACACAACCTCCTACTGCAG GATACTGCGCGAGACTTGATGGCGATAGAAGAGCAAAAGCAAACCTTCTCAGGCTATCTAGGCAAAGCTCTTGAACCAATTTTGTCGGTCCGCAAGTGTCCAGTCTCCAGAATGACTCTCTGCGTAACCTCTGAACCAGAAATGGAGAAATGCGTCAGAATGAGG ACCGCTCTGAAAGCTCAACTGCTGAAACCAGACATGTCATGCTACAAGGCCCACAGTCACGTTCATTGCTTGCAAGCCATCAAGACGGGAGATGCCGATGTAGCAGTTCTTGACGCCAGCGATGTTTACACAGGAGGCCTCAGTTACGACCACATCCCTATTATAGCTGAGGTTTATAATCTTGGAAAACCTGAGTACTATGTAGTAGCAGTCGCCAGAGAAAATGACCACACCACTGAACTGACATACCTCAGAG gaAAGTACACCTGCCACTCTGGAATTAACACTGCTTCTGGATGGGTAATACCATTGGCATATCTCATTTCCAACGGCTGGATCAGGAGCTACGGCTGCGATAGCATTAGAGCTGCAGCCGAGTATTTCACCAAATCATGCGTGCCTGGCGCCCTGAGTGCAGAGTACAACAGAGGAGTTCCATACGACAATCTTTGCGATCTGTGCCATGGATCAAGTTTCCGATACTGCCGACGAGACGCCTCTGAGGACTTCTATGGCCACACTGGAGCATTCCGCTGTCTGGTTGAAGGTGGAG GTGATGTTGCTTTTGTAAAACACACAACTGTCATGGAAAATACTGATGGCAAGCGGAGGGAATGGTGGGCCAGAAATACTCTTACTGATGATTACGAGCTACTCTGCCCAGACGGAACCAGGGCTTCTCTGAAAGACTACAAGTGGTGCAGCCTGGGCAAGGCCAAAGCCAACGCAATCATCACTAGAGGAGGATCGTATTACAACGAAAGTGAAATTGAGGCCTACACTAATCTATTTATCTATGCTCAACAATTTTATGGAAGAAAGTACCAGGACGAGTTCAG CTTCAGTATGTTCTACTCTCCACCCCCATATTCCGATCTGATTTTCCAAGATGCAACTCAGCAACTGTACATTCTGCCTAAAGAAGAGCGGAATTACAGGGCTTACCTCGGCAGGGACTTTATGAGAGCCCGAGCCATTGTTGACTGCCAAGCTGGAGCAGCTAGTTTAACGGAGTCTGTAGCTATGATCTTTATGTCAATATTTGCTGTCTTGCTAGGCAGGaggcagtttttgcattga